The following coding sequences lie in one Anguilla anguilla isolate fAngAng1 chromosome 14, fAngAng1.pri, whole genome shotgun sequence genomic window:
- the LOC118212134 gene encoding LOW QUALITY PROTEIN: FAST kinase domain-containing protein 5, mitochondrial (The sequence of the model RefSeq protein was modified relative to this genomic sequence to represent the inferred CDS: deleted 1 base in 1 codon), producing MSARALCRRVAALRLLASTPGREVWRSRCQRWDGGHGEEEEEGRVPAPRPGEYLVQYNPAAYETVPRAAAAAASCGAEDEEPAPPPLAPPFRQQGNPYSVRSSRSLSSSQNTLLDLALSRGEGGKKPASAAAATPPREDPPGGFEPRAFQKCRPEYAAVSHDPAHRPTPISADEAFLLLNKVSVLRGSLGPQDVVGFLGELARLPPEQLPLVRGHSCFSMLLRYAVESLRLLSDAQLLEALRALASLGLHPAHGVLGLLEAEFGRRATEGMEPRRLLLAADLWRCLGRPVPQFLEQLYGSAAGWRWSDMGPAELVQLVYVMGEGRRSPADLLPTLELQLLRHLDRLTAEELGAVCLGLFKSQSSLSPGAVVRLANRACALLPEMSDYGLVNALKLLRFSYLDHRGLLRALATEMPRRAPRMGVPGLMHVALACSALHHRDDGVLQAVADRLPALVPPCRSKDAAKLLWAFGTVGFPPSRAPRLYPGLAEALRQREAEFRRFPEHLLTGLLGLAFAGIFPTDLLAQALSPDFAALAAASRHLELKKDLFTVDASVGLEVPGWAGPRVDRALAEEVTAQLWSFALQDVCVKPEVLEAERLLGELLGGAAYVRKHMILPHTRSIDLEVRLDPAGGPVPLCSEGDLHGPGPESVSPAARAWERGLVGVTITEDLLAQLTNIKGPVVSHPTEKPDSRPAHSPAPTASRDRAFPSGAELTEGLLEALRRPGAPSPCPTRGVQRLAVQVSNRNHFCYRSRQLLGLHAMKRRQLALLGYSVVELHYWEWFPLLKRSRAERLAYLRSKILGHLD from the exons ATGTCTGCTCGGGCACTATGTCGGCGGGTGGCTGCTCTTCGGCTCCTAGCCTCCACCCCCGGGAGAGAGGTATGGAGGTCCAGGTGCCAGCGGTGGGACGGTGGTCAtggcgaggaggaagaggaggggcgaGTTCCAGCCCCCAGGCCGGGGGAGTACCTGGTGCAGTATAACCCCGCGGCGTACGAGACGGTCCcgcgggccgccgccgccgccgcctcgtGTGGGGCGGAGGATGAggagccggccccgccccctctggccCCGCCCTTCCGGCAGCAGGGCAACCCTTACAGCGTGCGCTCGTCCCGCAGTCTGTCCAGCTCCCAGAACACCCTGCTGGACCTGGCCCTCAGCCGGGGCGAGGGCGGCAAGAAACCTGCGTCCGCCGctgccgccacccccccccgc gaagACCCCCCCGGCGGCTTCGAGCCCCGCGCCTTCCAGAAGTGCCGGCCGGAGTACGCCGCCGTGAGCCATGACCCCGCCCACCGGCCGACGCCCATCTCCGCCGACGAGGCGTTCCTGCTGCTGAACAAGGTGTCGGTCCTCCGGGGCTCCCTGGGGCCCCAGGACGTGGTGGGCTTCCTGGGCGAGCTGGCCCGCCTGCCCCCGGAGCAGCTGCCCCTGGTGCGGGGCCACTCCTGCTTCTCCATGCTGCTGCGCTACGCAGTGGAGAGCCTGCGGCTCCTCTCCGACGCCCAGCTGCTGGAGGCCCTGCGCGCCCTGGCGTCCCTGGGCCTGCACCCGGCCCACGGCGTGCTGGGCCTGCTGGAGGCGGAGTTCGGGCGGCGGGCGACGGAGGGGATGGAGCCGCGGCGGCTGCTGCTGGCGGCCGACCTGTGGCGCTGCCTGGGCCGGCCGGTGCCCCAGTTCCTGGAGCAGCTCTACGGCAGCGCCGCGGGCTGGCGCTGGTCCGACATGGGCCCGGCGGAGCTGGTGCAGCTGGTCTACGTGATGGGAGAGGGCCGACGCTCCCCCGCCGACCTGCTCCCGaccctggagctgcagctgctccGCCACCTGGACCGGCTGACGGCCGAGGAGCTGGGCGCGGTCTGCCTGGGCCTCTTCAAGTCCCAGAGCTCGCTGTCACCCGGCGCGGTGGTGCGGCTGGCCAACCGGGCGTGCGCGCTGCTGCCGGAGATGAGCGACTACGGCCTGGTGAACGCGCTTAAGCTGCTGCGCTTCAGCTACCTGGACCACCGCGGGCTCCTGCGGGCCCTGGCGACGGAGATGCCGCGCCGGGCGCCGCGCATGGGCGTGCCGGGCCTGATGCACGTGGCCCTGGCCTGCTCGGCGCTGCACCACCGGGACGACGGGGTGCTGCAGGCCGTGGCGGACCGCCTGCCGGCGCTGGTGCCGCCGTGCCGGAGCAAGGACGCCGCCAAGCTGCTGTGGGCCTTCGGCACGGTGGGCTTCCCGCCCAGCCGGGCGCCGCGGCTCTACCCCGGCCTGGCCGAGGCGCTGCGGCAGCGGGAGGCCGAGTTCCGCCGCTTCCCCGAGCACCTGCTGACCGGGCTCCTGGGCCTGGCCTTCGCCGGGATCTTCCCCACCGACCTGCTGGCCCAGGCGCTCAGCCCGGACTTCGCGGCTCTGGCGGCCGCCTCGCGCCACCTGGAGCTGAAGAAGGACCTGTTCACGGTGGACGCGTCGGTGGGGCTGGAGGTGCCCGGCTGGGCGGGCCCGCGGGTGGACCGGGCCCTGGCGGAGGAGGTGACGGCGCAGCTGTGGAGCTTCGCCCTGCAGGACGTGTGCGTGAAGCCGGAGGTGCTGGAGGCGGAGCGGCTCCTCGGGGAGCTGCTGGGCGGGGCGGCGTACGTGCGCAAGCACATGATCCTGCCGCACACCCGCTCCATCGACCTGGAGGTCCGCCTGGACCCCGCCGGGGGCCCCgtccctctctgctctgagggCGACCTCCATGGCCCCGGGCCGGAGAGCGTTTCCCCTGCCGCGCGGGCCTGGGAAAGGGGCCTTGTGGGCGTGACCATCACAGAGGACCTGCTGGCCCAGCTGACCAACATCAAAGGGCCCGTGGTGAGTCACCCCACGGAGAAGCCCGATTCCCGTCCCGCCCACTCGCCAGCCCCTACGGCATCGCGGGACAGGGCGTTCCCCAGTGGGGCGGAGCTAACAGAAGGGCTCCTGGAGGCCCTGAGGAGACCCGGGGCCCCCTCGCCCTGTCCCACTCGGGGGGTGCAGAGACTCGCCGTGCAGGTGTCCAACAGGAACCATTTCTGCTACCGGTCCCGCCAGCTGCTGGGGCTGCACGCGATGAAGAGGAGGCAGCTGGCCCTGCTGGGCTACAGCGTGGTGGAGCTGCACTACTGGGAGTGGTTTCCACTGCTGAAGCGCTCCCGCGCAGAGAGACTGGCCTACCTTCGCTCCAAGATCCTCGGACACCTGGACTGA